From Micromonospora sp. NBC_01699, a single genomic window includes:
- a CDS encoding alpha/beta fold hydrolase has product MPEVRLHDGTAIEVAVHGSGPAVLLPVAAPDGPTDPVADNPLVGGLRDSFRVVAFDYAGHLRRHPRPDTLTPGNIAGDLLAIADAAGVDRFAYYGYSWLALSGLQLAIRTHRLRALVLGGFTPVDGPYERALRDAVTVHATVVAGRRDGWPSEPQARQFVTLYESLRGFDDRAIQSQLTCPRLCFVGGADGIASDPTQDGIPVDVGAVVRERRAELATLGWDVRILDALDHIGAGRPGPVLGVLRPWLVAALDGR; this is encoded by the coding sequence ATGCCCGAGGTGAGGCTGCACGACGGGACCGCCATCGAGGTGGCGGTCCACGGCTCGGGTCCGGCCGTACTGCTGCCGGTGGCGGCACCGGACGGGCCGACCGATCCCGTCGCCGACAACCCGTTGGTCGGCGGTCTGCGCGACTCGTTCCGGGTGGTGGCCTTCGACTACGCGGGGCACCTGCGGCGCCATCCGAGGCCGGACACCCTGACGCCCGGCAACATCGCCGGCGACCTGCTCGCCATCGCCGACGCCGCCGGGGTCGACCGGTTCGCCTACTACGGTTACTCGTGGCTGGCACTGAGCGGCCTGCAACTCGCGATCCGTACGCACCGCCTCCGCGCGCTCGTCCTGGGCGGCTTCACCCCGGTCGACGGCCCGTACGAGCGGGCGCTGCGGGACGCCGTGACGGTACACGCGACAGTGGTCGCCGGCCGGCGCGACGGCTGGCCGTCCGAACCGCAGGCCCGGCAGTTCGTCACGCTGTACGAGTCGTTGCGGGGCTTCGACGACCGGGCGATCCAGTCCCAGCTCACCTGCCCCCGGCTCTGCTTCGTCGGCGGGGCGGACGGGATCGCGTCCGACCCGACCCAGGACGGGATCCCGGTGGACGTCGGTGCCGTGGTGCGCGAACGGCGGGCGGAGTTGGCGACCCTCGGCTGGGACGTCCGGATCCTGGACGCGCTCGACCACATCGGGGCCGGTCGGCCCGGCCCCGTCCTGGGCGTGCTGCGCCCGTGGCTCGTCGCCGCCCTCGACGGTCGCTGA
- a CDS encoding LacI family DNA-binding transcriptional regulator, with protein MGDNRKVTIAAIAREVGVSVPTVSRVINGRSDVSAETRERVEQVLNRHGYQRRPTAVRSTAGLIDLVFNDLDSPWAVEIIRGVEDVAHAADVGTVVSAIHRKTSSAKQWLDNMRARTTEGVIFVTSALEPPLQAELRRLNIPVVIVDPGGVPTQGAPTIGAANWTGSLRATEYLIGLGHRRIGFIAGPPQLLCSRTRLDGYRTAMEAAGLPVDGKLIRPGNFYHEAGFTGGSLLLELPDPPTAIFASSDQMALGVYEAIRRRGLRVADDVSVVGFDDLPEVRWCSPPLTTVRQPLAEMGLLAARTVLRLAQREKIESPRVELATELVIRDSTAPPRR; from the coding sequence GTGGGCGACAACCGCAAGGTCACCATCGCGGCCATCGCCCGCGAGGTGGGCGTCTCCGTACCGACGGTTTCGCGGGTCATCAACGGTCGCTCCGACGTCTCGGCGGAGACCCGCGAACGGGTCGAGCAGGTCCTCAACCGCCACGGCTACCAGCGCCGACCCACGGCCGTACGGAGCACCGCCGGCCTGATCGACCTGGTCTTCAACGATCTCGACAGCCCCTGGGCGGTGGAGATCATCCGGGGGGTGGAGGACGTCGCGCACGCCGCCGACGTCGGCACCGTCGTCTCGGCGATCCACCGCAAGACATCGTCGGCCAAGCAGTGGCTCGACAACATGCGCGCCCGCACCACCGAGGGCGTCATCTTCGTGACCTCCGCACTGGAACCGCCGTTGCAGGCCGAACTGCGCCGCCTCAACATCCCCGTCGTGATCGTGGACCCCGGCGGCGTACCCACCCAGGGTGCGCCCACCATCGGCGCCGCCAACTGGACCGGCAGCCTGCGCGCGACCGAGTACCTGATCGGTCTCGGCCACCGGCGGATCGGCTTCATCGCCGGGCCGCCGCAGCTGCTGTGCAGCCGCACCCGGCTCGACGGTTACCGCACCGCGATGGAGGCCGCCGGCCTGCCCGTCGACGGCAAGCTCATCCGGCCCGGCAACTTCTACCACGAGGCCGGCTTCACCGGCGGCAGCCTGCTGCTGGAACTGCCCGACCCACCGACCGCCATCTTCGCCTCCAGCGACCAGATGGCGCTCGGTGTGTACGAGGCCATCCGCCGCCGTGGCCTGCGGGTCGCCGACGACGTCAGCGTCGTCGGCTTCGACGACCTGCCCGAGGTACGGTGGTGCTCGCCCCCGCTGACCACCGTCCGTCAGCCGCTGGCCGAGATGGGCCTGCTCGCCGCCCGTACCGTGCTCCGGCTGGCCCAGCGCGAGAAGATCGAGTCGCCACGGGTCGAACTCGCCACCGAGCTGGTGATCCGGGACAGCACCGCACCTCCGCGCCGCTGA
- a CDS encoding carbohydrate ABC transporter permease: protein MTTRQRASTSARLRRLILHVVSTIIGVCIVVPIGFGVLGGFKDNGQLSTNPLGLPDPWVPGNYTAILASGVFWRQLGNSTLIAVATVVIVVGASAMAAFVFARFVFRGREFLFTLFAVGLMFPFTVAILPLFILLRSMGLLDNPLGVILPQAAFGLPVTIIVLRSFFRTIPGEVEEAATLDGCGPFAFFWRILLPMARPALATVSVLAVVASWNNFMLPLVVFTDQNWWTLPVGVQAFQGQYADDTARVLAYVVLSMVPALAFYAVAERQLIGGLAGSVKG from the coding sequence ATGACCACGAGACAGCGGGCCAGCACCTCCGCCCGGCTGCGTCGACTGATCCTGCACGTCGTCTCGACGATCATCGGCGTGTGCATCGTCGTACCCATCGGGTTCGGGGTGCTCGGCGGGTTCAAGGACAACGGGCAGCTCTCCACCAACCCACTCGGACTGCCCGACCCGTGGGTGCCGGGGAACTACACCGCCATCCTCGCCTCCGGGGTGTTCTGGCGGCAGCTCGGCAACAGCACCCTGATCGCCGTGGCGACCGTGGTGATCGTGGTCGGTGCCTCGGCGATGGCCGCGTTCGTCTTCGCCCGGTTCGTCTTCCGGGGGCGGGAGTTCCTGTTCACCCTCTTCGCCGTCGGGCTGATGTTCCCGTTCACGGTGGCGATCCTGCCCCTGTTCATCCTGCTGCGCAGCATGGGACTGCTCGACAATCCACTGGGCGTCATCCTGCCCCAGGCCGCGTTCGGGCTGCCCGTCACGATCATCGTCCTGCGCTCGTTCTTCCGTACCATCCCCGGCGAGGTGGAGGAGGCGGCGACGCTGGACGGGTGCGGCCCGTTCGCGTTCTTCTGGCGCATCCTGTTGCCCATGGCCCGGCCCGCACTGGCCACCGTGTCGGTGCTCGCCGTCGTCGCGAGCTGGAACAACTTCATGCTCCCGCTGGTCGTCTTCACCGACCAGAACTGGTGGACCCTGCCCGTCGGGGTGCAGGCGTTCCAGGGCCAGTACGCCGACGACACCGCCCGGGTCCTGGCCTACGTGGTGCTGTCCATGGTTCCCGCCCTGGCCTTCTACGCCGTCGCCGAGCGGCAGCTCATCGGCGGTCTGGCCGGCAGTGTGAAGGGCTGA